Genomic DNA from Paenibacillus sp. KS-LC4:
TGGAGCTGGATAGAAAGGCAATGCTTTCGGTTTGGCCGCTTCCAGCAGCTCTTTAGCAAACAAGTCACCGGACGTAAGTGTCGGCTCAAGCTCCTTGAACACCTCTTCATTGATTGGAATACCGCGTGTCAGTCCAAGCGTCTTGCCGGATTCTTTATCGGCCACGAACCATTTAATGAACGCCTTCGCCTGCTCCTTGTTAGCCGAGCCTTCGCTCACAGACAGGAAAATCGTCGATTGCGCCCAGCCGCCGCCAGCTTCGCCAATCGGAATACTGCCTACTCCAAGCTTGCCGGGAAGCAAGGATTCAATAACGCTTGCCGAGCCGACAGATGCGGTTCTCAGCATCACTTTGCCTGAAGCCATCGAATCGAGCTGCGGATCATTTTCCTTAAAGGATAGCTGCTGGTCTGCTGCGGGCACGATGCCAGCTTTGCGGAAGTCCGCATAAATTTGCTGGAACTTCATCCAAGTATCTTTATCGAGATTAAACGTCGTACCGTCCTTGAAGATTGGCCCTTTGCCTTGAGAGGTTTGATAATATTGATAAAATTCCCAAATGTTCGTCATATCGTCAATGCCGTATTGGCCCTTCGGCAGCTTCTCGTGCGCCTCTTTCGCATAAGCGAAAAAATCATCCCACGACCAGTTGCTCGCTGGAAGCTTAACTCCCGCCGCATCCAGCGCCTCTTTATTGTAGACGATGCCTTGTCCGTTATAGCTGAGAGGAACGCCGTACACCTTGCCGCCAATTTTAATATTTTCCAAAACCTGTGCATCTACGACGCCAGACAGATCAATATCGGAAAGATCCGCCAGCAGACCCCGTTTCGCATAGCCTTGAATGTAAGCGGCATCCATCTGCAGCACATCTGGCAGCGTGTTCGATGCAGCTAGCGTCGGCAGCTTCTCCCAATAACCGTCCCATGCTGTATACTCAGGCGCGAACGTCACGTTCGGATTTTTCGATGTATACAGCTCCAAATCCTTAAGCGTGGCATCATGTCTTGCCTGCGAGCCCCACCACATCATCTTCAGCTTTGCCGCAGCATCGGCATTTCCCGCAGACGAAGCCGCTGGCGCCGTACTCGCTGGAGTTGTACTGCCACCGCTGTTTGAGCCGCAGCCAGAGAGAACGAGGGGAACCGAAATCAGTGTAACAGGCAGCCATTTCAACCATTTTCTTTGTGTTTTCATGCGTAGAACACTCCCTTTTTTATATAAATGTTGTTGAAGCCGATCGTTAAGCGCAAACAGCCGAAGCCGTCCTTTGGCGGTAAAGCTAACGTTTCGCGGTAAAGTTTCGCGGTAAAGTTTCGCGGTAAAAGGCTTGAAGCTTTACCCTTTAATCCCTGTTGTCGCGATGCCTTCTACGAAATGCTTCTGGGCGACGAAGAACAATATCGCCGACGGAACGACAGATAATAGTGACATCGCAAGCAATTGTCCCCATTGGACTTCGAATTGGTCAATAAACATCCGCAACGCCAGACCAACCGTAAATTTCTCGACTGAGCTGAGGTAAAGCAGCTGCGAGAAGAAGTCATCCCAGCTCCATAGGAAGGTAAAAATCCCTACAGTGACAAGCGCTGGCTTAATGAGCGGTGCGATAATGCGGAAGAAGATGCCATATACCGATGCCCCATCAATTTGCGCCGCTTCATCAAGCTCACGCGGAATGCCCCGTACAAACTGGACGACCAGGAAGACGAAGAAGGCGCCGCCGCCGAAGAAATGCGGGAGAATAAG
This window encodes:
- a CDS encoding sugar ABC transporter substrate-binding protein, translated to MKTQRKWLKWLPVTLISVPLVLSGCGSNSGGSTTPASTAPAASSAGNADAAAKLKMMWWGSQARHDATLKDLELYTSKNPNVTFAPEYTAWDGYWEKLPTLAASNTLPDVLQMDAAYIQGYAKRGLLADLSDIDLSGVVDAQVLENIKIGGKVYGVPLSYNGQGIVYNKEALDAAGVKLPASNWSWDDFFAYAKEAHEKLPKGQYGIDDMTNIWEFYQYYQTSQGKGPIFKDGTTFNLDKDTWMKFQQIYADFRKAGIVPAADQQLSFKENDPQLDSMASGKVMLRTASVGSASVIESLLPGKLGVGSIPIGEAGGGWAQSTIFLSVSEGSANKEQAKAFIKWFVADKESGKTLGLTRGIPINEEVFKELEPTLTSGDLFAKELLEAAKPKALPFYPAPAGAEDFVKTYKSEMEAVMFGQVTLEEAYQTLLDKGKDAEAKLSK